A window of Panicum virgatum strain AP13 chromosome 8K, P.virgatum_v5, whole genome shotgun sequence contains these coding sequences:
- the LOC120645002 gene encoding uncharacterized protein LOC120645002: MEVAMGLLSRLIHKVGDLLVGEYKLQSGVKGEIMFLQPELESMQGALKEIATAPPDQLFEQDKIWASEMLELCYDIEDSIDMFMVHCTGGAPSGPVGMRGFIHRSLNLVTRLRIRRQVATDIRDIKRRVIEAGERCERYRIDVARPAAVDPRLLAHYSKATELVGIDEARDEVISILMEGNRACGWR, translated from the coding sequence ATGGAGGTCGCGATGGGGTTGCTGTCGAGGCTCATCCACAAGGTTGGGGATCTGCTCGTCGGCGAGTACAAGCTGCAGAGCGGGGTGAAGGGGGAGATCATGTTCCTCCAACCTGAGCTCGAGAGCATGCAGGGGGCGCTCAAGGAGATTGCCACTGCTCCTCCGGACCAGCTCTTTGAGCAGGACAAGATCTGGGCCAGCGAGATGCTGGAGCTCTGCTACGACATCGAGGACAGCATCGACATGTTCATGGTACACTGCACGGGTGGTGCGCCGTCAGGGCCGGTTGGTATGAGGGGGTTCATCCATAGGAGCCTGAATTTGGTGACGAGGCTCCGGATCCGCCGTCAGGTTGCTACCGACATCAGAGACATCAAGAGGCGTGTCATagaggccggcgagcggtgcgagAGGTACAGGATCGATGTGGCTAGGCCTGCTGCTGTCGATCCTCGTTTGTTGGCTCATTACAGCAAGGCAACAGAGCTTGTGGGGATTGATGAGGCTAGAGATGAGGTGATTAGCATTCTGATGGAAGGCAACAGAGCTTGTGgatggcggtga
- the LOC120645006 gene encoding dirigent protein 23-like — translation MAPSSSAKQLIAVAGAAFLLATAVAFLLAADSGRPQPVHLRLYMHDVMRGPGTTAIHLIHGVRPPHDVERSAYFGDTAAIDDVVTEEPDAGARAVGRVQGTYMLASQHEEVLAVAVTVVLTAGPYSSSTFSVAGRVGVYDDKAEPAVFGGTGRLRRAAGYLTWRMVELVVSEGYVMVELDVHMSVPPVSAAGGNWWSSLLRSIN, via the coding sequence ATGGCCCCCAGCTCCTCCGCAAAGCAGctcatcgccgtcgccggcgcggcTTTCCTGCTTGCCACCGCCGTGGCTttcctgctcgccgccgactCCGGCCGCCCGCAGCCGGTGCACCTGCGGCTGTATATGCACGACGTGATGCGCGGGCCGGGGACGACGGCCATCCACCTCATccacggcgtcaggccgccgcACGACGTCGAGCGGAGCGCCTACTTCGGCGACACGGCGGCGATCGACGATGTGGTGACGGAGGAGCCCGACGCCGGCGCGCGGGCCGTCGGCCGGGTGCAGGGCACCTACATGCTGGCCTCCCAGCACGAGGAGGTGCTTGCCGTCGCCGTCACCGTCGTGCTCACCGCGGGGCCGTAcagcagcagcaccttctcCGTGGCCGGCCGCGTCGGGGTCTACGACGACAAGGCGGAGCCCGCGGTGTTCGGCGGCACGGGCCGgctccggcgcgccgccggctaCCTGACGTGGAGGATGGTCGAGCTGGTGGTGTCCGAGGGGTACGTGATGGTGGAGCTCGACGTGCACATGTCCGTGCCGCCGGtgagcgccgccggcggcaacTGGTGGTCATCTCTGTTGCGATCGATTAACTAA